Proteins from one Aspergillus nidulans FGSC A4 chromosome VIII genomic window:
- a CDS encoding putative nonsense-mediated mRNA decay protein Upf3 (transcript_id=CADANIAT00002182), protein MTQILSKSSGGVLQIPASATQKNAPAPKKAPKPVAPRLKLLVRRLPPGLTQEEFETALGAEWKLGAGRVSWAQYKPGKVSKDHGNHSPAKPSRPSRAYLYVVSSEHIAPLSDKVRSTSFLDARNTANDPVLLGPPNLEFAPYAKIPGSRVRKDARLGTIDQDPEFIQFLESLTQPITKPTLAETSAEGEDKKETVTTTPLVQYIKEKKANKAKEAASKSSRQRSEREAKSEKVQSKKLLQRPDKEVSPANAEKTEKKSRSDKSTKEAVKAASKQAANVASRQAAKASAAQNASKDMAAAASERKRERGNVAAVGKILQRDLGLAPSNNRRRGGRGTSGENEPKTDSAAASETSKKEISTRSPKGSPAQDTSSKTKRSNTPQPSETPQSQRSDTSTPAQATSTPRGPRSGRGKQSSAATPTTPTSTATQAFLKHANPSQGVTEPLLEAAFLPFGKVVKVEIDKKKGFGYVDFAEPEGLQKAISASPVTVAQSQVVVLERKANPGAEKGRGKGRGEPKPPNPSASGEANSNSGRNGKSGEGTGGGGSGGGNSSSGRGRRGRGKGGSKANGGGGSGTTSANAPAPENKNSETK, encoded by the exons ATGACTCAGATCCTGTCCAAATCAAGCGGCGGCGTCCTTCAAATTCCTGCGTCTGCGACTCAAAAGAATGCACCAGCACCTAAGAAGGCTCCGAAACCAGTAGCCCCGcggctgaagctgctcgtgCGGCGTTTACCTCCAGGCCTAACTCAGGAGGAGTTTGAAACTGCGCTGGGCGCGGAATGGAAACTTGGAGCGGGCAGAGTGAGCTGGGCTCAGTATAAGCCTGGAAAGGTCTCGAAAGA TCATGGGAACCACAGTCCTGCTAAACCCTCCCGGCCTTCCCGAGCATACCTCTACGTCGTTTCAAGCGAACACATTGCCCCTCTCTCCGATAAGGTGAGGAGCACATCATTCTTGGATGCCCGTAACACCGCGAACGACCCGGTACTCCTAGGCCCACCAAATCTGGAGTTTGCACCGTACGCCAAAATACCTGGAAGTCGTGTTCGCAAAGATGCTCGATTGGGAACCATTGACCAGGACCCAGAATTTATCCAATTTCTCGAGAGTCTCACCCAACCCATTACAAAACCTACCCTCGCCGAAACCTCTGCCGAGGGAGAAGACAAAAAGGAGACAGTAACAACCACGCCACTAGTACAGTATATCaaggagaaaaaggcaaaCAAAGCTAAAGAAGCCGCGAGCAAATCATCAAGACAGAGATCAGAGAGAGAAGCTAAATCCGAAAAGGTTCAATCGAAAAAGCTTCTCCAACGacctgacaaggaagtctCGCCGGCTAACGCtgagaagacggagaagaagtCAAGAAGCGACAAATCCACGAAGGAGGCTGTGAAAGCGGCAAGCAAACAGGCTGCAAATGTGGCATCGAGGCAAGCGGCGAAGGCATCCGCTGCGCAGAATGCATCCAAAGATATGGCAGCAGCTGCGTCTGAACGAAAGAGAGAACGTGGAAATGTGGCAGCTGTAGGGAAGATATTGCAACGTGATCTGGGACTAGCACCATCTAATAACCGTCGAAGAGGTGGACGAGGGACATCCGGGGAGAATGAGCCTAAAACAGATTCGGCTGCCGCTTCAGAGACCAGCAAGAAGGAAATCTCGACCAGGTCACCAAAGGGCAGTCCGGCTCAGGACACCAGCTCGAAGACAAAGCGGAGCAACACCCCTCAGCCTAGCGAAACACCACAGTCTCAGCGTTCGGACACTAGCACACCTGCCCAAGCTACGTCTACGCCACGAGGGCCCAGATCAGGAAGAGGCAAGCAGTCCTCGGCCGCTACTCCTACGACACCCACATCTACCGCCACCCAAGCATTTCTCAAGCATGCCAACCCTTCTCAAGGCGTAACGGAGCCGCTCCTCGAAGCCGCCTTCTTACCATTTGGCAAAGTCGTCAAGGTGGAAatcgacaagaagaagggcttTGGGTACGTCGACTTTGCAGAGCCTGAAGGGCTGCAAAAAGCCATCTCTGCTAGCCCTGTCACCGTCGCCCAGAGTCAAGTCGTGGTTCTCGAGAGAAAGGCGAATCCAGGCGCAGAGAAAGGGCGCGGAAAAGGCCGTGGCGAACCTAAACCACCCAATCCAAGCGCGAGTGGAGAGGCCAATTCCAACTCAGGCCGCAATGGGAAATCTGGTGAAGGAACTGGAGGTGGAGGCAGCGGTGGTGGTAACTCCTCGTCAGGTCGTGGTCGACGCGGCCGAGGGAAAGGCGGTTCCAAGGCGAATGGAGGTGGAGGCAGCGGCACTACCAGTGCAAATGCACCGGCACCGGAAAACAAGAATAGCGAGACGAAATAA
- a CDS encoding YdeI/OmpD-associated family protein (transcript_id=CADANIAT00002181), translated as MLQHLKIRPTLRTRQLNLIIKTSVQPQSSVGTHSHLRSQSQTTSTSNSTMSPKATTPKPAPAATKTNTTKPLPTDLPIHTFPTPSSFETFLSQNHNSLPGMYIKFAKKNSGIPSITASQAVEIALCYGWIDGRASSLNDQYWLVRYTPRRPKSLWSAKNVATVQRLIDEGRMRDAGLAAVEAAKKDGRWERAYDGPANIGVPADLEEALEKHEEARRVFEGLNRSEWYQVLHRLQTGAVSTRRERIEAVVDMLARRNTAMPRAKARASSAGARTFKVEKKQAVIKGKKGKKADVETEALSSDGSARQLRSRKPRQ; from the coding sequence ATGTTACAGCACTTGAAAATAAGGCCTACACTGCGCACTAGACAACTAAATCTCATCATCAAGACTAGCGTCCAGCCGCAATCTTCCGTCGGAACCCATTCTCACCTACGCTCCCAGAGCCAAACCACATCCACATCTAACTCGACGATGTCCCCCAAAGCGACGACCCCgaagccagctccagcagcaacgaaAACAAACACGACCAAACCCCTCCCAACCGACCTCCCCATCCACACTTTCCCGACTCCCTCCTCGTTCGAGACCTTCCTAAGCCAAAACCACAACTCGCTCCCGGGAATGTATATCAAATTCGCCAAAAAGAACTCCGGCATCCCATCCATCACCGCCTCCCAAGCCGTTGAAATCGCACTCTGCTACGGCTGGATCGACGGGCGCGCAAGCTCTCTTAACGATCAGTACTGGCTAGTACGCTACACACCCCGACGCCCAAAAAGTCTCTGGTCCGCAAAGAATGTAGCAACTGTGCAGCGGCTTATCGACGAGGGACGAATGCGCGATGCGGGATTGGCGGCCGTGGAGGCGGCGAAGAAAGATGGGCGGTGGGAGAGGGCGTATGATGGGCCGGCTAACATTGGGGTTCCCGCGGATTTGGAGGAGGCATTAGAGAAgcatgaagaagccagaagGGTGTTTGAGGGGTTGAATCGGTCGGAATGGTATCAGGTGTTGCATCGGTTGCAGACAGGCGCGGTGTCCACGAGGCGGGAGAGGATTGAAGCTGTGGTTGACATGCTGGCGAGGCGAAACACTGCGATGCcaagggcaaaggcaagggcATCGTCAGCGGGTGCGAGAACGTTCAAggtcgagaagaagcaggctgTAATTAAGGGGAAGAAGGGTAAGAAAGCCGATGTGGAGACCGAGGCCTTATCGTCCGATGGAAGTGCTAGACAATTGCGGTCTCGTAAACCACGTCAGTAG